One stretch of Jiangella gansuensis DSM 44835 DNA includes these proteins:
- a CDS encoding GGDEF domain-containing protein, whose product MTLILVPVPIGQTDLIRFGVLAGCAWAATELTRRVEQRRAVAHAPTVAHIDSAAVWVMATTIVLPPALAMTMVVLTNALLWDRVKRRRTPPYRAVYTTSTILLGTELAILILATGLSAYPGLPTTAVEFGVIALAAAVAWAVNFGLIVAAIATHNPTTSARELFSDLSGQVLEAGAAALGVLVAVTIVTTPVAMPAVLVVIAALHRGSLVTGLEKAASIDAKTGLATSARWHHHAEQMLVRARDAGTGLGVLMVDLDHFKKINDTHGHLFGDQVLRAVADELRGEVRELDACGRWGGEEFAVVVADIDSDQSLRRIAERIRLRVQAIILDAPSGDTADPVTITASIGGIHHTPDSSTTVDDLVAAADAALYEAKRERNTSHVYLTNPPPPQEPTAPAPERTDPPLR is encoded by the coding sequence GTGACCCTGATCCTCGTTCCGGTCCCGATCGGGCAGACCGACCTGATCCGCTTCGGAGTGCTCGCCGGATGCGCCTGGGCGGCAACCGAACTCACCCGGCGCGTCGAGCAACGGCGCGCGGTCGCGCATGCTCCCACCGTCGCCCACATCGACTCCGCCGCCGTGTGGGTGATGGCCACCACCATCGTGCTCCCGCCAGCACTGGCCATGACCATGGTGGTCCTGACGAACGCGCTGCTCTGGGACCGCGTCAAGCGTCGCCGGACTCCCCCGTACCGGGCCGTCTACACGACCTCGACCATTCTGCTCGGCACCGAGCTCGCCATCCTCATTCTCGCCACCGGTCTGAGCGCCTACCCGGGCCTACCCACCACGGCCGTCGAGTTCGGCGTCATCGCCCTGGCCGCCGCGGTTGCCTGGGCCGTCAACTTCGGCCTCATCGTGGCCGCGATCGCCACCCACAACCCCACGACCTCAGCTCGCGAGCTGTTCTCCGACCTCTCCGGCCAGGTCCTCGAAGCCGGTGCGGCTGCGCTGGGTGTGCTCGTCGCCGTCACCATCGTGACCACACCGGTGGCCATGCCGGCCGTGCTGGTCGTCATCGCGGCACTTCACCGTGGCAGCCTCGTCACCGGCCTGGAGAAAGCCGCCAGTATCGACGCGAAGACGGGCCTGGCGACGTCTGCCCGCTGGCACCACCATGCCGAGCAGATGCTGGTTCGCGCCCGAGATGCCGGCACCGGCCTCGGCGTGCTCATGGTCGACCTCGACCACTTCAAGAAGATCAACGACACGCACGGCCACCTGTTCGGGGATCAAGTTCTCCGGGCCGTCGCCGACGAGCTCCGCGGCGAGGTCCGGGAGCTCGACGCCTGCGGCCGATGGGGTGGCGAAGAGTTCGCTGTGGTCGTCGCCGACATCGACAGCGACCAGAGCCTGCGGCGCATCGCCGAACGGATCCGGCTCCGCGTTCAGGCCATCATCCTGGACGCCCCCTCCGGCGACACCGCGGACCCGGTGACGATCACCGCCTCCATCGGCGGCATCCACCACACTCCCGACAGCTCAACCACGGTCGACGACCTCGTCGCCGCCGCCGACGCGGCTCTTTACGAGGCGAAGCGGGAACGAAACACCAGCCACGTCTACCTCACGAACCCGCCACCGCCGCAGGAGCCCACCGCTCCAGCACCGGAACGAACCGACCCACCACTGCGCTGA